The following are encoded in a window of Spodoptera frugiperda isolate SF20-4 chromosome 3, AGI-APGP_CSIRO_Sfru_2.0, whole genome shotgun sequence genomic DNA:
- the LOC118269018 gene encoding uncharacterized protein LOC118269018, which yields MEGQINVLKDLQSVMTKALTNYKKSPKDRLTVEYIETRLELLENDWSLFKDTKSQLYQTYKLEDVSQKVVDIYDTTEDTYITYKCAMKSALNKLKAKEAIAQQGSESNTMSRATSSLVKLPKISIPTFSGKYSEWTTFYDLFTSLVHNNPSLDNVQKLHYLKGHLTGEAEQLIRHTPITDANYNQCWLQLERRYANKKYLTNCILKRLFSQKRLLVESASGLKELLDTTTDCLSALTNLKIDVSTWDVIIIHIVTFKLDNETRKQWELSISTDSSNELPTFDQFKKFIESRFRALEFIEPNKVHQGSNITHAHSSRAMLATKTSSMLCEYCSESHKLCFCKKFAKQSVDVRREFVAKNKICFNCLGSNHTIYDCKKQMSCRICKKRHHSLLHLNRDVNTGNDSQVQDSATKSVVDSNSTNDSQIIACLSTDKIAKPSQVLLATALIQAESKTGQFMTVRALLDQGSQACFITEATVQLLRLKKSLVRGVITGLGNNRSTTAKYMVNLTIKSKIDDSFQLKINAYVLNKITSYLPENSMDISSFDWIDKYGLSLADPNFNTPNRIDILLGADAYASIIKEGIVRSPTGTLIAQSTALGWILSGLVASSNDKEMQHLPKNISVNCAHFNKDNLLRKFWKIEEQKSSKKILNPVEQRCEELYTKTTLRDATGRYIVRLPFRDNDPACKSGGSGYIAEMRLKTLQKRLSKDTCLKDKYIGVINEYLQLGHLRPVKEGDDKKDQAVYLPHHAVVRDGGKWNSNNQELMKIIDQMKETEGEVEQPGPIKEENKDLEIKLDSTIKILLTWNRNDDSFQYTAYLAPLKTAPVTKRQVKSDIARLFYPLGWLAPSEVLAKAFIQKLWLAGVSWDETFNKQLVQEWNTYRVELLLLTKVRIPRWLRSKFKDKLELHGFSDTSKIAYSAVVYLRVLNAVDRVHVSLLVARIRVAPVKQANIPRLELCGAVLLSRLLIEAAHVLNSSREQVKPRLIPPWYCRG from the coding sequence ATGGAAggtcaaataaatgttttgaaggATCTTCAGAGTGTGATGACAAAGGCATTGACTAATTATAAGAAGAGTCCTAAAGATAGATTAACTGTTGAGTACATAGAAACAAGACTCGAATTATTAGAAAATGATTGGTCATTATTCAAAGATACCAAATCTCAACTTTATCAAACCTATAAATTAGAAGATGTTAGTCAAAAGGTTGTGGATATATACGACACTACTGAGGATACCTACATAACATATAAATGTGCTATGAAAtcagctttaaataaattaaaggccAAGGAAGCTATAGCACAACAAGGTAGTGAATCAAACACAATGTCTAGAGCAACAAGTTCATTGGTTAAACTACCAAAAATCTCAATTCCTACCTTTTCGGGGAAATATAGTGAATGGAccacattttatgatttatttacgtCTTTAGTTCATAACAATCCTTCATTAGATAATGTACAAAAGCTTCATTATCTGAAAGGACATCTTACTGGTGAAGCTGAACAATTAATTAGGCATACACCTATCACAGATGCAAATTATAATCAATGTTGGTTGCAACTGGAAAGGCGTTATGCCAACAAAAAGTATCTCACTAATTGTATTCTGAAAAGGTTATTCAGTCAAAAACGGTTACTTGTAGAATCAGCGTCAGGTTTGAAGGAGTTGTTAGATACAACAACTGATTGTTTGAGTGCTCTAACAaacttaaaaattgatgtttccACTTGGGATGTCATAATAATCCATATTGTCACATTCAAACTTGACAATGAAACACGCAAACAGTGGGAACTTAGCATTTCTACTGACTCTAGCAACGAGTTGCCCACCTTTGATCAATTTAAGAAATTTATAGAAAGTCGGTTCCGTGCATTAGAGTTCATAGAGCCAAACAAAGTTCACCAGGGCAGTAATATTACACACGCTCATAGTTCAAGGGCAATGTTAGCGACAAAGACATCCAGCATGCTTTGCGAGTATTGCTCTGAGTCGCATAAACTTTGCTTTTGCAAGAAATTCGCGAAACAATCAGTGGATGTTAGGCGTGAATttgttgcaaaaaataaaatctgctTTAATTGTTTGGGCAGTAACCATACAATTTACGATTGCAAGAAGCAAATGTCATGCAGAATTTGCAAAAAACGGCATCATTCCTTGTTACATCTCAACAGAGATGTCAACACAGGAAATGATAGCCAAGTTCAAGACAGTGCAACTAAATCTGTTGTCGATAGTAATTCAACTAACGATAGTCAGATTATTGCTTGTTTATCTACTGACAAAATCGCTAAGCCAAGTCAAGTTTTGTTAGCTACTGCGCTAATCCAAGCAGAGTCCAAGACGGGTCAGTTTATGACCGTCCGAGCCCTACTTGATCAGGGGTCTCAGGCTTGCTTTATCACTGAGGCCACCGTACAATTGCTAAGACTGAAAAAGAGTCTTGTACGTGGTGTTATTACTGGTCTAGGAAACAATAGGTCAACTACAGCAAAATATATGGTCAATCTGACAATTAAATCTAAGATAGATGacagttttcaattaaaaataaacgccTACGTTTTAAATAAGATCACGTCATACTTACCAGAAAATAGTATGGATATAAGTTCATTTGACTGGATCGATAAGTATGGCTTATCTCTCGCAGATCCAAATTTCAATACTCCCAACAGAATTGATATTCTTTTGGGAGCGGATGCCTACGCTTCCATTATTAAGGAAGGCATCGTGAGAAGTCCAACTGGTACACTCATCGCTCAGAGCACTGCTCTAGGATGGATCCTTTCTGGGTTAGTAGCCAGTTCAAATGATAAAGAAATGCAGCATCTTCCTAAAAATATAAGTGTCAATTGTGCACATTTTAACAAGGACAATCTTCTAAGAAAATTTTGGAAGATAGAAGAGCAAAAaagttcaaagaaaatattaaatcctGTAGAGCAAAGATGTGAAGAACTGTATACCAAAACTACATTAAGAGATGCTACAGGGAGATATATAGTACGCTTACCATTTCGCGATAATGATCCTGCTTGCAAGAGTGGCGGTTCAGGTTACATTGCTGAAATGAGACTCAAGACATTACAAAAAAGATTAAGTAAGGACACATGTTTAAAGGACAAATACATAGGAGTAATAAACGAGTACTTACAGTTAGGACATCTTCGACCTGTAAAAGAAGGCGATGATAAAAAAGATCAAGCGGTATACTTACCACACCACGCCGTAGTAAGAGATGGTGGAAAATGGAACAGCAACAATCAAGAACTTATGAAAATAATAGATCAAATGAAGGAAACGGAAGGAGAAGTAGAACAACCAGGTCCTATAAAAGAAGAGAACAAGGATTTGGAGATCAAATTAGATAGTACAATTAAAATACTACTTACCTGGAATCGGAACGATGATAGCTTCCAATACACAGCGTATCTTGCTCCGCTGAAGACCGCACCTGTAACAAAAAGACAAGTTAAATCTGACATAGCCAGATTGTTCTACCCTCTAGGCTGGTTAGCACCAAGTGAGGTGCTAGCAAAAGCTTTTATTCAAAAGTTATGGCTTGCAGGAGTAAGCTGGGATGAAACATTCAATAAACAACTAGTACAAGAATGGAATACTTACCGTGTAGAGTTGCTACTTCTTACCAAGGTTCGAATTCCTCGATGGCTTCGGAGTAAGTTTAAGGATAAGTTGGAGCTTCATGGTTTTAGTGACACTTCCAAGATCGCGTATTCAGCAGTTGTTTACTTGCGAGTACTAAATGCTGTAGACAGAGTACACGTTTCGTTGCTGGTAGCACGAATTAGAGTGGCTCCTGTCAAGCAGGCCAACATACCACGTTTAGAATTGTGTGGAGCAGTCTTATTGTCACGATTATTGATTGAAGCAGCACATGTTCTCAATAGTTCTAGAGAACAAGTAAAGCCTAGACTGATTCCACCGTGGTATTGTCGTGGTTAA